From Haloarcula sp. CBA1127, a single genomic window includes:
- a CDS encoding digeranylgeranylglycerophospholipid reductase — protein MRERFDVVIAGAGPAGAQCARDLAERNYEVLVLESEPEDGFPRQSNKSTAGTFMSAMTGFAIPDDVVMNYTDDVVLESPNDHYVRNQTGAVLEFAEFKQWLVSEGRDKGATYRFDSRVSAPIMENGEIVGVRYDGDEEVYADIVIDATGPAAPLAKELDVCNLQRDHQAIGVEYEFEGVEVNHDDYADLRDAMMLRLDHDLAPGGYSWIFHTGEDTAKVGLCYIQNGSHQKYAKDGMGIDDYLEYWLDSDPRFDDAERIEGTQAHRGSAHIQPPDSMSTDNFMAIGDTVPTVDPLWGEGIHKGMKSARAAAATADSALKPDEPDTSAENLSVYDQLWHSEVAPKHNARLMMTELLYLAPNERYDQLMDDLRSTGQDTLRQINGGDRRAIAKLTHLSDMPILVEYARRRLDI, from the coding sequence ATGCGCGAGCGCTTTGACGTGGTAATAGCCGGAGCCGGCCCTGCCGGGGCGCAGTGTGCCCGTGATCTAGCGGAGCGAAACTACGAGGTGCTCGTTCTCGAAAGCGAGCCCGAAGACGGGTTCCCGCGTCAGAGCAACAAGTCTACCGCCGGGACGTTTATGTCGGCGATGACGGGCTTTGCGATTCCTGATGACGTGGTGATGAACTACACGGACGACGTCGTACTCGAGTCCCCCAACGACCACTACGTCCGCAATCAGACCGGCGCAGTCTTGGAGTTCGCGGAGTTCAAACAGTGGCTCGTCTCTGAGGGCCGGGATAAGGGCGCGACCTACCGCTTTGACTCCCGCGTCTCGGCCCCCATCATGGAAAACGGTGAGATCGTCGGCGTCCGCTACGACGGCGACGAAGAGGTGTACGCGGACATCGTCATCGACGCCACCGGCCCTGCCGCGCCGCTGGCGAAGGAACTAGACGTGTGTAACCTCCAGCGGGACCACCAGGCCATCGGCGTCGAGTACGAGTTCGAGGGCGTCGAAGTCAACCACGACGACTACGCCGACCTCAGGGACGCGATGATGCTCCGCCTCGATCACGACCTCGCCCCGGGTGGCTACTCCTGGATTTTCCACACCGGTGAAGATACGGCGAAAGTTGGCCTCTGTTACATCCAGAACGGCTCCCACCAGAAGTACGCCAAAGACGGGATGGGGATCGACGACTATCTGGAGTACTGGCTCGATTCGGACCCCAGATTCGACGACGCCGAGCGAATCGAGGGCACACAGGCCCACCGCGGGTCGGCCCACATCCAGCCACCCGACTCGATGAGCACGGACAACTTCATGGCTATCGGCGACACTGTCCCGACTGTCGACCCGCTGTGGGGAGAGGGGATACATAAAGGGATGAAATCGGCCCGCGCCGCAGCCGCGACAGCCGATTCGGCGCTCAAGCCCGACGAACCCGACACGTCGGCGGAGAACCTCTCTGTCTACGATCAGCTCTGGCACAGCGAGGTAGCCCCGAAACACAACGCCCGCCTGATGATGACGGAACTGCTGTATCTCGCCCCGAACGAGCGGTACGATCAGCTGATGGACGATCTCCGGAGTACCGGACAGGACACCCTCAGGCAGATCAACGGCGGCGACCGGCGGGCGATTGCGAAGCTCACCCATCTCTCTGACATGCCGATTCTCGTCGAATACGCGCGCCGTCGTCTCGATATCTGA
- a CDS encoding FAD-dependent oxidoreductase, which produces MDEQVLDVVAVRDVGPDTVAIDFETPDAFDAQPGQFVKLTLAVDGEDISRFYTISSPTVDEAFEITVGIDPDGELAPQLGALEAGDGVRIAGPFGSDYYEGESRAVVLAGGPGVGPAVGIAERALDDGNEAAVVYQDDAPVHEDRLDALAEAGALVSVIDSEESLTEPVADAIEDGGQVFIYGFADFLDAATEALEAAGVNTDDAKVENFG; this is translated from the coding sequence ATGGATGAACAAGTCCTCGACGTGGTTGCCGTCCGAGATGTCGGACCGGACACCGTGGCGATCGACTTCGAGACACCGGACGCCTTCGACGCACAGCCGGGGCAGTTCGTCAAGCTGACGCTGGCCGTTGACGGGGAAGACATCTCGCGGTTCTATACAATCTCCTCGCCGACGGTCGACGAGGCGTTCGAGATTACCGTCGGCATCGACCCCGACGGCGAGCTAGCCCCCCAGCTCGGCGCGCTTGAAGCGGGCGACGGTGTCCGCATTGCCGGGCCGTTCGGGTCGGATTACTACGAAGGCGAAAGTCGCGCTGTCGTTCTCGCCGGGGGTCCCGGCGTCGGTCCGGCCGTGGGTATCGCCGAGCGCGCACTGGACGACGGCAACGAGGCCGCAGTCGTGTATCAGGACGATGCGCCGGTCCACGAGGACCGACTGGACGCGCTCGCCGAGGCCGGGGCGCTCGTCTCGGTCATCGACAGCGAGGAGTCCCTGACTGAGCCGGTCGCCGACGCCATCGAGGACGGCGGACAGGTGTTCATTTACGGCTTCGCGGACTTCCTCGACGCCGCCACGGAAGCGCTGGAAGCTGCGGGGGTCAACACTGACGACGCGAAAGTCGAGAACTTCGGATAG
- a CDS encoding class I SAM-dependent methyltransferase, whose product MGDTLDYDEAEARQEEAIYRTPAAAARRERVRTLLAPELGDTVLSIGCGPGFEPAEIGWAVGTEGHVHGIDRSQAMLELARERCAPLPQVTVSKGDASYLPVADESVDVAVAVQVFEYLETVAPAVAELARVLRPGGSAVVCDADFASLVWRSPNPERMARILRAFDDHCPHPRLGSRLAPVLREGGLAVDRVEPNTIVNTRLEEETFAYHLMQFIEDYAADHGAIERMAAQAWVNDLREQEVAGETFFSFTQYCYLVRKPASQ is encoded by the coding sequence ATGGGTGACACGCTCGACTACGACGAAGCGGAAGCCCGGCAAGAGGAGGCGATATACAGAACGCCGGCCGCAGCGGCGCGTCGGGAGCGAGTCCGGACCCTGCTCGCACCCGAACTAGGCGACACAGTTCTTTCTATTGGCTGTGGGCCGGGCTTCGAGCCGGCAGAGATCGGCTGGGCGGTCGGCACCGAGGGACACGTTCACGGTATCGACCGGAGCCAGGCGATGCTTGAACTCGCCCGAGAACGCTGTGCTCCGCTCCCGCAAGTGACCGTGTCAAAGGGAGACGCTAGTTACCTTCCAGTGGCCGACGAATCGGTTGACGTGGCCGTTGCGGTGCAGGTGTTTGAGTACCTCGAAACAGTTGCGCCGGCGGTTGCAGAACTGGCCCGAGTCCTGCGGCCCGGCGGGTCCGCTGTCGTCTGTGACGCTGATTTCGCGTCGCTTGTCTGGCGCAGTCCCAATCCAGAGCGAATGGCCCGCATCCTCAGGGCGTTCGACGACCACTGCCCGCACCCGCGACTGGGCTCCCGTCTGGCTCCGGTTCTCCGAGAGGGTGGGCTGGCGGTTGACCGGGTCGAACCGAACACTATTGTCAACACCCGACTCGAAGAGGAGACGTTCGCGTATCATCTCATGCAGTTCATTGAGGACTATGCGGCCGACCATGGAGCTATCGAGCGTATGGCGGCACAGGCCTGGGTGAACGACCTCCGGGAGCAGGAGGTTGCCGGGGAGACGTTTTTCAGTTTCACGCAGTACTGCTATCTCGTTCGCAAACCTGCGTCACAGTAG
- a CDS encoding 2-oxoacid:acceptor oxidoreductase subunit alpha, protein MPEDLNWAIGGEAGDGIDSTGKIFAQALSRAGRHVFTSKDFASRIRGGYTAYKVRTSVDRVESVVDRLDILIALTERTIHENEDELHEDSVIIYDGERSTMQDVEVPGDATALEVPLKRLAEDAGGAIMLNVVALGAACEVTGFPIENLDESLEKRFGDKGEAIVENNKKAARKGQNYVQEEYGEFDYDMETTDEDYVLLNGDEAIGMGAIAAGCRFYAGYPITPATDVMEYMTGRVDQFGGKVVQAEDELSAINMALGAARAGARAMTATSGPGIDLMTETFGLVATSETPLVICDVMRSGPSTGMPTKQEQGDLNMTLYGGHGEIPRFVVAPTTVSECFWKTVEAFNLAEKYQTPVFLVSDLAMAVTEQTFSPETFDMDEVEIDRGKVVDENEIDTWLDEKGRFQAHFAAADGVSPRAFPGTTDGAHMTTGLEHDELGRRTEDTDVRIEQVDKRQRKVETAREQEDFDYREFGDPDADTLVISWGSNEGALREGLTLLEEDGYDVRFLSVPYIFPRPDLSEEIEAAEDVIVVECNATGQFADVIEHDVLERVQRINKYNGVRFKADELATEIKQTLDTPPEATQ, encoded by the coding sequence ATGCCAGAGGACCTGAACTGGGCCATCGGCGGCGAAGCCGGCGATGGAATCGACTCCACCGGGAAGATTTTCGCGCAGGCACTCTCCCGGGCTGGTCGACACGTCTTCACCTCAAAGGACTTCGCCTCCCGCATCCGTGGCGGGTACACTGCCTACAAGGTACGGACGTCAGTCGACCGGGTTGAGAGTGTCGTCGACCGCCTCGACATCCTGATCGCACTCACCGAGCGCACGATCCACGAGAACGAGGACGAACTCCACGAGGACTCCGTCATCATCTACGACGGCGAGCGCTCGACGATGCAGGACGTGGAGGTTCCCGGCGACGCGACAGCACTTGAAGTACCGCTGAAACGACTCGCGGAGGACGCGGGTGGGGCCATCATGCTCAACGTCGTCGCACTGGGCGCGGCGTGTGAAGTCACCGGCTTCCCCATCGAGAACCTTGACGAGAGCCTCGAAAAGCGCTTCGGCGACAAAGGCGAGGCCATCGTCGAGAACAACAAGAAGGCCGCCCGCAAGGGCCAGAACTACGTCCAAGAGGAGTACGGCGAGTTCGACTACGACATGGAGACCACCGACGAGGACTACGTGCTCCTCAACGGCGACGAGGCCATCGGCATGGGCGCTATCGCCGCCGGCTGTCGCTTCTACGCCGGCTACCCCATCACACCGGCGACGGACGTGATGGAGTACATGACCGGTCGCGTCGACCAGTTCGGCGGCAAGGTCGTTCAGGCCGAGGACGAACTCTCGGCCATCAACATGGCGCTTGGCGCGGCACGTGCCGGTGCCCGAGCCATGACCGCCACGTCCGGGCCGGGTATCGACCTGATGACCGAGACGTTCGGACTGGTCGCCACAAGCGAGACGCCGCTGGTCATCTGTGACGTGATGCGCTCCGGTCCGTCGACCGGGATGCCGACCAAACAGGAGCAGGGCGACCTCAACATGACGCTGTACGGCGGCCACGGCGAGATTCCGCGGTTCGTCGTCGCGCCGACGACCGTCTCGGAGTGTTTCTGGAAGACCGTCGAGGCGTTCAACCTCGCCGAGAAGTACCAGACCCCGGTCTTCCTCGTCTCGGACCTCGCGATGGCCGTGACGGAACAGACCTTCTCCCCAGAGACCTTCGACATGGACGAGGTCGAAATCGACCGCGGGAAGGTCGTCGACGAAAACGAAATCGACACCTGGCTGGACGAGAAGGGGCGCTTCCAGGCCCACTTCGCGGCCGCCGACGGGGTCTCGCCGCGTGCGTTCCCCGGCACGACCGACGGCGCACACATGACGACCGGCCTCGAACACGATGAACTCGGTCGCCGGACCGAGGACACGGACGTGCGTATCGAGCAGGTCGACAAGCGCCAGCGGAAAGTCGAGACCGCCCGCGAACAGGAGGACTTCGACTACCGCGAGTTCGGCGACCCCGACGCCGACACGCTCGTCATCTCTTGGGGCTCCAACGAAGGGGCCCTGCGTGAAGGGCTGACGCTGCTGGAGGAAGACGGCTACGACGTGCGGTTCCTCTCGGTGCCGTACATCTTCCCGCGGCCGGACCTCTCCGAAGAGATCGAAGCCGCAGAGGACGTCATTGTCGTCGAGTGTAACGCCACTGGCCAGTTTGCGGATGTTATTGAGCACGACGTCCTCGAACGGGTACAGCGCATCAACAAGTACAACGGCGTGCGGTTCAAAGCAGACGAACTGGCAACCGAGATCAAGCAGACGCTTGACACACCCCCGGAGGCAACACAATGA
- a CDS encoding universal stress protein, with amino-acid sequence MFDRILVPTDGSPGSERAFEVAATLASTHDATVHVLSVVDEHGPTDDWDYDGDSPAEAFIESQADHVDTEGLSVTAAVREGVVHDAVLDYGDENDIDLIIMGTHGRTGVRRFLLGSVTEKVVRLADVPVLSVKADAEPGTVSFDDILLPTDGSSGAEAAIEPAGALASATDATVHLVSVVDTRSLGVDVGSSVIVDELESVATDAVENTSDRLSEMGVETVETAIAHGVPYRTILDAIEEADADLVVIGTHGRTGIDRYLLGSVAEKLVRTSPVPVMTVRASDVGEES; translated from the coding sequence ATGTTCGACAGAATCCTCGTTCCGACCGACGGAAGCCCCGGTTCCGAGCGCGCGTTCGAGGTCGCCGCGACGCTCGCCAGCACTCACGATGCAACCGTCCACGTCCTCTCGGTCGTCGACGAGCACGGACCCACGGACGACTGGGACTACGATGGCGACTCCCCAGCAGAAGCGTTCATCGAGTCACAGGCTGACCACGTCGACACCGAAGGCCTGTCCGTCACCGCCGCGGTCCGCGAGGGGGTCGTCCACGACGCGGTGCTTGACTACGGCGACGAGAACGACATCGACCTCATCATCATGGGGACCCACGGCCGCACCGGTGTCCGGCGGTTCCTCCTCGGCAGCGTGACCGAGAAGGTCGTCCGCCTCGCCGACGTACCGGTCCTCTCGGTCAAAGCCGACGCGGAGCCGGGGACCGTCTCGTTCGACGACATTCTGCTCCCGACCGACGGCAGTAGCGGCGCGGAGGCAGCGATTGAACCGGCGGGCGCGCTCGCAAGCGCAACCGATGCCACCGTTCATCTCGTTTCGGTTGTTGACACGCGGTCGCTCGGTGTCGATGTCGGGTCGAGCGTTATCGTCGACGAATTGGAGTCAGTCGCGACGGATGCGGTCGAGAATACGTCCGACCGACTCTCCGAGATGGGGGTCGAAACCGTCGAGACAGCTATCGCTCACGGCGTCCCGTATCGGACCATCCTCGACGCTATTGAGGAAGCTGATGCCGACCTCGTCGTCATCGGAACTCACGGCCGCACCGGCATCGACCGCTACCTGCTGGGCAGCGTTGCCGAAAAACTGGTCCGAACCTCGCCGGTTCCGGTGATGACCGTTCGAGCGTCGGACGTCGGTGAGGAAAGCTAA
- a CDS encoding 2-oxoacid:ferredoxin oxidoreductase subunit beta gives MSSDVRFTDFKSDKQPTWCPGCGDFGTMNGMMKALAETGNDPDNTFIVAGIGCSGKIGTYMHSYALHGVHGRALPVGIGVKMANPDLEVMVSGGDGDGYSIGAGHFIHAVRRNVDMSYVVMDNRIYGLTKGQASPTSREDFETSTSPDGPNQPPVNPKALALASGATFIAQSFSSNAQRHAEIVQKAVEHDGFGFVNVYSPCVTFNDVDTYDYFRDAIVDLDETDHDPSDRDQAKDKILESEKEYMGVLYQNEDSVPFEEREGVEGSMAEIPDGAPEGAMDLVREFY, from the coding sequence ATGAGTTCCGACGTTCGCTTCACAGACTTCAAATCCGACAAGCAACCGACCTGGTGTCCCGGCTGCGGTGACTTCGGGACGATGAACGGCATGATGAAGGCACTGGCAGAGACGGGCAACGACCCCGACAACACCTTCATCGTCGCCGGTATCGGCTGTTCCGGCAAGATCGGGACGTACATGCACAGCTACGCGCTTCACGGCGTCCACGGCCGCGCCCTGCCGGTGGGCATCGGCGTGAAGATGGCCAACCCGGACCTCGAAGTGATGGTCTCGGGCGGTGACGGTGACGGGTACTCCATCGGTGCCGGCCACTTCATCCACGCGGTACGGCGCAACGTCGACATGAGCTACGTCGTGATGGACAACCGGATCTACGGGCTGACCAAGGGGCAGGCCTCGCCGACCTCGCGTGAGGACTTCGAGACCTCGACCTCGCCCGACGGCCCGAACCAGCCGCCGGTCAACCCCAAGGCCCTCGCCCTAGCCTCCGGCGCGACGTTCATCGCGCAGTCGTTCTCCTCGAACGCACAGCGACACGCCGAGATCGTCCAGAAGGCCGTCGAACACGACGGCTTCGGCTTCGTGAACGTCTACTCGCCGTGTGTGACGTTCAACGACGTGGACACCTACGACTACTTCCGCGACGCCATCGTAGACCTCGACGAGACCGACCACGACCCATCGGACCGCGACCAGGCCAAGGACAAGATCCTCGAAAGCGAGAAGGAGTACATGGGCGTCCTGTATCAGAATGAAGATTCCGTTCCATTCGAGGAGCGTGAGGGCGTCGAGGGCTCGATGGCCGAGATTCCAGACGGCGCGCCCGAGGGCGCGATGGACCTCGTCCGCGAGTTCTACTAG
- a CDS encoding NAD(+)/NADH kinase yields the protein METPVGVVGDDALADVLRDAGVAVERGSDGTVPDTERVVAVGEDAVAAVARADGDPLVLPVAAGRGVRSVPRDDAVGAVSGLADARVETHPILRVTMPDRTVEQAFWDVTLVTADAARISEFTIASTADRIGQFRADGVVIATAAGSPGYAHRVGGPILAPSDQAVAAPIAPFATDPDHWVLPVDGLSASVERDEATVELLVDDRVSQPVSYQESITISLGSPVRTAVVDESQSRFE from the coding sequence ATGGAAACCCCCGTTGGTGTGGTCGGTGACGACGCCCTCGCAGACGTGCTCCGAGACGCCGGCGTAGCTGTTGAACGGGGTAGTGACGGCACTGTGCCGGATACTGAACGGGTCGTCGCTGTCGGTGAGGACGCCGTCGCTGCCGTGGCGCGGGCCGACGGTGACCCGCTCGTGTTGCCAGTCGCGGCAGGTCGCGGCGTCCGGTCAGTACCGCGAGACGACGCTGTCGGGGCTGTGTCGGGGCTTGCGGACGCCCGGGTTGAGACGCATCCGATCCTCCGCGTAACGATGCCCGACAGAACGGTCGAACAGGCGTTCTGGGACGTGACCCTCGTCACTGCCGACGCCGCCCGCATCTCCGAGTTCACTATTGCATCGACGGCTGACCGCATCGGACAGTTCCGGGCCGACGGTGTCGTAATTGCGACGGCTGCTGGCTCACCGGGCTACGCCCACCGTGTCGGCGGCCCAATTCTGGCACCGTCAGACCAGGCAGTGGCAGCACCGATCGCGCCGTTTGCAACCGACCCGGATCACTGGGTGTTGCCCGTCGACGGACTCAGTGCCTCGGTCGAGCGCGACGAGGCGACCGTCGAGTTACTCGTCGATGACCGCGTATCTCAGCCCGTCAGCTATCAGGAAAGTATCACAATCTCGCTCGGGTCCCCCGTTCGGACCGCCGTCGTCGACGAGAGCCAGTCCAGATTCGAGTGA
- a CDS encoding UPF0175 family protein yields the protein MSHRSLTTALTLYRGETLTLEEAATYSGVSPTKFAAALRSRGIQVRDEDSAPLDQTAN from the coding sequence ATGTCACACAGGTCCCTCACAACGGCGTTGACACTATATCGCGGGGAAACACTCACACTCGAAGAGGCGGCGACCTACAGCGGAGTGTCACCAACAAAGTTCGCCGCGGCGCTTCGTTCCCGCGGGATTCAGGTACGTGACGAGGACAGCGCACCGCTCGATCAGACTGCGAACTGA
- a CDS encoding cytochrome bc complex cytochrome b subunit yields MSDNDTDDVRTDGSGTGIVSPDDETPAWSERKERTQGLSRLTYEYFERARREDQDLRQQSDYVERDVLAFPAWPHEMMRNIALTSFFVGMILFVSATLPPEMPNPANSGVTPAIILPDWYLYWSFGLLKLGPLNPELSILGGSKLMADRTYGVLANVVVVGFVAIVPFLNKGSARRPVEQPFWAAVGMSGVIFSLTIAALSIKNLLPMDSHLLFDLTFLVPIISATITYAVLKTMREGYMFDLNRRYYRLRPPK; encoded by the coding sequence ATGAGCGACAACGACACAGACGACGTTCGCACGGACGGTTCCGGCACCGGTATCGTCTCGCCGGACGACGAGACCCCCGCATGGTCCGAGCGAAAGGAGCGGACCCAGGGGCTCTCCCGGCTGACCTACGAGTACTTCGAGCGGGCGCGCCGCGAGGACCAGGACCTTCGCCAGCAGTCGGACTACGTCGAGCGTGACGTGCTCGCGTTCCCGGCCTGGCCCCACGAGATGATGCGCAATATCGCGCTGACGTCTTTCTTCGTGGGCATGATTCTGTTCGTCTCGGCGACGTTACCGCCAGAGATGCCGAACCCCGCAAACTCCGGCGTGACGCCGGCGATTATCCTGCCGGACTGGTATCTCTACTGGTCTTTCGGCCTGCTCAAGCTCGGCCCGCTGAACCCCGAGCTGAGCATCCTCGGCGGTTCGAAGCTCATGGCTGACCGAACCTACGGTGTGCTGGCAAACGTCGTGGTCGTCGGATTCGTCGCCATCGTCCCCTTCCTGAACAAGGGGTCCGCCCGCCGTCCCGTCGAGCAGCCGTTCTGGGCTGCGGTCGGGATGTCCGGCGTCATCTTCAGCCTGACCATCGCCGCGCTGTCCATCAAGAACCTCCTCCCGATGGACTCCCACCTGCTGTTCGACCTGACGTTCCTCGTCCCCATCATCAGTGCGACCATCACCTACGCGGTGCTCAAGACGATGCGCGAGGGCTACATGTTCGACCTCAACCGTCGGTACTATCGGCTGCGGCCGCCGAAGTAA
- a CDS encoding metal-dependent hydrolase, whose translation MPDLLSHAFIAFTICTLLSLRYDWLTGEYVTVGMAGAFIPDMAKIKLLVDSATIEAALDTPFDWLGVHTLGGAFVAVLVGVVVVNRADRRRVFGLLSLGAASHLFADALLLKAAGRSYEVLWPLTQYHPPTPGLYLSTDIWLTGVTGSVAVAAYLLVQYRA comes from the coding sequence ATGCCGGACCTGCTCTCGCACGCCTTCATCGCGTTCACCATCTGTACCCTCCTGTCACTGCGGTACGACTGGCTCACTGGCGAGTATGTGACTGTGGGTATGGCGGGCGCATTTATTCCGGATATGGCGAAAATCAAGCTCCTAGTGGATTCCGCGACCATCGAGGCGGCGCTGGACACCCCGTTTGACTGGCTGGGCGTCCACACGCTCGGTGGCGCGTTCGTCGCCGTCCTTGTAGGGGTAGTGGTCGTGAACCGCGCCGACCGGCGGCGCGTGTTCGGTCTGCTGTCGCTCGGGGCGGCCAGCCACCTGTTTGCCGATGCACTCCTACTGAAGGCGGCTGGCCGATCATACGAAGTGCTGTGGCCGCTGACGCAGTACCACCCGCCGACACCGGGGCTGTATCTGAGTACGGATATCTGGCTCACCGGCGTCACTGGTTCCGTTGCAGTGGCGGCCTATCTCCTCGTGCAGTACAGAGCATAG
- a CDS encoding deoxyribodipyrimidine photo-lyase, translating into MHVFWHQRDLRIPDNRGLTAAAADDEVLPVYVLDTDLLATIGKRQRAFLLAGVRALKQAYRDHGGELLVRKGTAVDVLSNVVDEYDADRVYYNEHYRPARRNRQRRVDEALPTKSLTDLVLVDPAGLDSQYENHSRFYDDWQAHHKLPPVGSPDSGTLVDVSDPTTAPTIETEMDLPTPGYEGARQRYDNFLTGGIETYNDTRDDMQAAVERPTSAVSRMSPYLAAGMIGIREMWRDASDRHTEATGDAQRNIQKYRYELSWREQSYHLLYYNPTLLSENYKTFPNRIEWENDEDNFEAWKRGETGYPFIDAGMRQLEQEGYIHNRPRQNVASFLTKHLLVDWREGARHFRKRLVDHDPANNAASWQWTASTGTDSVDVRIFDPVAQMSKYDSGADYVTEYVPELRGVPSNKIVDWPTLSDGEREELAPDYYHPIVDRNAAYERAQRVFETALGKR; encoded by the coding sequence ATGCACGTTTTCTGGCATCAGCGGGACCTCCGAATACCGGACAACCGGGGGTTGACTGCCGCCGCTGCGGACGACGAAGTACTGCCGGTGTACGTTCTCGACACGGACCTGCTGGCAACCATCGGGAAGCGGCAGCGAGCGTTCCTGCTGGCCGGCGTCCGAGCGCTGAAACAGGCGTATCGGGACCACGGCGGGGAGTTACTCGTCAGGAAGGGGACTGCCGTCGATGTGCTTTCGAATGTTGTCGATGAGTACGATGCCGACCGGGTGTACTACAACGAACACTACCGCCCAGCACGGCGGAACCGCCAGCGGCGAGTCGACGAAGCGCTCCCGACGAAATCGCTGACTGACCTCGTGCTCGTTGACCCGGCAGGGCTCGATAGCCAGTACGAGAACCACAGCCGCTTCTACGACGACTGGCAGGCCCACCACAAGCTACCGCCGGTCGGCAGTCCGGACTCGGGCACACTCGTCGACGTGTCGGACCCAACGACAGCGCCGACCATCGAGACGGAGATGGACCTGCCGACGCCCGGCTACGAGGGCGCACGGCAGCGATACGACAACTTCCTCACCGGCGGCATCGAGACGTACAACGATACCAGAGATGATATGCAGGCCGCCGTCGAGCGGCCGACCAGCGCCGTCTCGCGTATGTCGCCGTACCTCGCGGCGGGGATGATCGGCATCCGCGAGATGTGGCGTGATGCCTCCGACCGACATACAGAAGCTACCGGCGACGCCCAGCGAAACATCCAGAAGTACCGCTACGAGCTTTCGTGGCGCGAACAGAGCTACCACCTGCTGTACTACAACCCAACGCTGTTGTCGGAGAACTACAAGACGTTCCCAAACCGTATCGAGTGGGAAAACGATGAGGATAACTTCGAGGCCTGGAAGCGCGGCGAGACGGGGTATCCATTCATCGACGCCGGGATGCGCCAGCTCGAACAGGAGGGGTACATCCATAACCGGCCGCGCCAGAACGTCGCGTCCTTCCTCACAAAGCATCTCCTCGTCGACTGGCGCGAGGGGGCGCGACACTTCCGGAAGCGACTGGTCGACCACGACCCGGCTAACAACGCCGCCAGCTGGCAGTGGACGGCCTCGACCGGGACCGACTCCGTGGACGTGCGAATCTTCGACCCGGTCGCACAGATGAGCAAGTACGACAGCGGGGCAGACTACGTCACGGAGTACGTGCCGGAGCTTCGCGGCGTTCCATCGAACAAGATTGTCGACTGGCCGACGCTCTCGGACGGCGAACGCGAGGAACTGGCCCCGGACTACTACCACCCAATCGTCGACCGGAACGCCGCCTACGAGCGCGCACAGCGCGTGTTCGAGACGGCGCTGGGGAAGCGCTGA
- a CDS encoding cytochrome bc complex cytochrome b subunit translates to MSLERKDEHDHKGWMESRELTPIESVYLTVLIWLDRRLRVVDYLEILEDLYYKVNMQMPKSHTEQYNLDNKFWYWYPLYALGSFSTVAYIVAAISGALLGFYYAPAAAAADGSPTVAYDSVMLIMGQLNLGYFLRSVHRWAAQIMVAAVFLHMLRVYFTGAYKEPRELNWLIGIVLISLTLVFGYTGYLLPWSQLSFWAGQIGVEMSLSIPLIGEWVAQLMFGGFTLSQATLQRMYILHVFFLPFITTAIIAVHIGIVWMQGIAEPH, encoded by the coding sequence ATGAGTCTCGAACGCAAAGACGAACACGACCACAAAGGCTGGATGGAATCGCGCGAGCTGACACCGATCGAATCGGTGTACCTGACCGTGCTCATCTGGCTCGACCGACGGCTGCGCGTCGTTGACTATCTGGAGATCCTCGAAGATCTCTACTACAAGGTCAACATGCAGATGCCGAAGAGCCACACGGAACAGTACAACCTCGACAACAAGTTCTGGTACTGGTACCCACTGTACGCACTCGGGTCGTTCTCGACAGTTGCGTACATCGTTGCTGCGATATCAGGCGCGCTGCTGGGCTTCTACTACGCACCGGCAGCCGCGGCTGCTGACGGGTCGCCGACAGTCGCGTACGATTCGGTGATGCTCATCATGGGCCAGCTCAACCTCGGCTACTTCCTGCGCTCGGTTCACCGCTGGGCCGCGCAGATCATGGTCGCCGCCGTGTTCCTCCACATGCTCCGTGTGTACTTCACCGGGGCATACAAGGAGCCGCGCGAGCTGAACTGGCTCATCGGCATCGTCCTGATCTCGCTGACGCTGGTGTTCGGATACACCGGCTACCTGCTGCCGTGGAGCCAGCTTTCGTTCTGGGCCGGCCAGATTGGCGTCGAGATGTCCCTCTCCATCCCGCTTATCGGTGAGTGGGTCGCACAGTTGATGTTCGGAGGGTTCACGCTATCGCAGGCCACGCTACAACGGATGTACATCCTGCACGTGTTCTTCCTGCCGTTCATCACGACTGCCATCATCGCGGTCCACATCGGCATCGTCTGGATGCAGGGGATCGCTGAGCCACACTAA